From a region of the Helianthus annuus cultivar XRQ/B chromosome 5, HanXRQr2.0-SUNRISE, whole genome shotgun sequence genome:
- the LOC110943250 gene encoding uncharacterized protein LOC110943250: MQVSTFGLLLRILLMISANGNGLKLGSIFFPVLINIPSPHPLVDMADRCSWKDMEGNLCHFRSWDVWNTLRHRGDRVDWVDSIWFSQCIPRHSFHMWLVMTNKLKTQDRMATWEAGSTTNLILMCCPLCYHDRDSRDHLFFQCSFATKVWEAVRKMVNMESVNNTWSSVMQWMIQNTNSRTLDRIVGKILIAATSYYVWQERNNRLFSSVQRSPEMLSHVIISTVRLKIMGFKLRSDRKHRDLLDTWQISVKSLDCDPG, encoded by the coding sequence ATGCAGGTTTCAACCTTCGGTCTACTGTTGCGGATATTATTGATGATATCGGCCAATGGAAATGGCCTCAAGCTTGGGTCGATCTTTTTTCCGGTTCTCATAAATATTCCTTCTCCGCATCCTTTAGTTGATATGGCTGATCGGTGTAGTTGGAAAGATATGGAAGGGAACCTTTGTCATTTTCGGTCTTGGGATGTTTGGAACACTTTGCGTCATAGGGGTGATAGGGTTGATTGGGTTGACTCAATTTGGTTTAGTCAATGCATCCCGCGGCATTCATTCCATATGTGGTTAGTGATGACTAATAAATTAAAGACGCAAGACAGGATGGCTACTTGGGAAGCGGGTAGCACTACAAATCTGATTCTTATGTGTTGCCCTCTTTGTTACCATGATCGTGATTCTAGAGACCACCTTTTCTTTCAATGCTCTTTTGCCACGAAAGTTTGGGAAGCAGTGAGGAAAATGGTCAACATGGAGAGTGTCAATAACACATGGTCCTCGGTTATGCAGTGGATGATTCAAAACACAAACTCTAGAACGCTAGACCGGATTGTGGGTAAGATCCTTATTGCGGCTACTTCGTACTATGTTTGGCAGGAGAGGAATAACCGGTTATTTTCTAGTGTCCAACGATCCCCTGAGATGCTTTCACATGTTATTATCAGTACGGTGCGTTTGAAGATTATGGGGTTCAAGCTTCGGAGTGACCGGAAGCATCGTGACCTTTTGGACACCTGGCAGATTTCGGTGAAGAGTTTGGATTGTGATCCGGGCTAG